Below is a genomic region from Fusobacterium nucleatum.
ACTCCTATTTTTAGAAATTAATCCTTAATATTAACTATTCATATCTTTTTATTATATTAGCTAATTTTTCTTCATTTCGTGTTAAAATATTTTGACTTGATGTTGTTGGATTATACCAAGATTTTTCTCCAAAATATTTTTGATACTCTTTTTTCTTAAATTTATAACCATTTTTAGCATATAAAGTATTTCTTATTATTGCCAATTCATCTGATGAAAAGTTATTTAAATAAGCTTCATTTCCTCTATTTATAACTTCATCATAGACTTTATCTAAAACTACTAAATCATAATTGTCATCTGTTATTTGACTAATATTATCTTCTTGAACTATTGGTTTTTCTTCTATTAATTCCTGTGAAGCTTCAGTAATAGGTTCTTCTAGTGCTACTAAACCATTTGTTTCTTCTTGTGAAACTTGTGATGTATTTACAAATTCACTCATCATTTCATTAGCAATTTTTTCTCTACTAATTTTAGATAATTTTGAATATATGAAATAACCTAAAGCTAACCACATAATAACAAGAAAGACTACTAAAATTATTTTGAATGTTTGAAAATTATCTTTTTTATAAATTTGAGATTTATTTTGTTTTTTAGTTTCTTTTACTTCTCCTTTAATTTCTGTTTCAACTGATACCTTTTCATCATTATTTTTTTCTGTATTATCTTCTTCAATATTTTCATTAACATCTTCTAAATTATCTTTCATACCATTTCACCCTCTTTTTTATTTATTATTGCTTCAATTATAACATTTTTTTAAAGAATAACATATAAATTTTTAGAGACTTGAAAATTATTTTTTACTTTATATACTATATTTCTCTATCCTTTCTAACCAATTTAAAAATAATGAATTAAATACTTCTTCTTGTTCTATCTGCAAATTATGCCCTGCTGTATCTAAAATAACAAAAGTTGCTCTTGGATAATCTTCAAGTAAATTATATAAGTCATGATAACCAACTGCATTATCTTGTCTACCAGCAATAAAAAGACTTGGTTTAGAAAAATTTATCATTTTTATTTCTTCATCTACATTGAAAGTAAATGAATAATTTTCTTTTAATTTTTCTATAAAATCATTATTAGCTTGTTCTATCCCAGATATAACCTCTTTTTCAAATCTTTTATACATTTTTTCATTTGCAATAATCATATATTCTAAAAAGAGCTCTCTTTTATTCTTATCCATTTTTTCTAAAAATTCTTTATCATGAAACTTTAAATTTCCCACTGGTAAAGCTCTTTTACTATCATCAGGTATTATCATTGAGCATAATAACATCAAGCCTTTTACATTTTTATAACACTTTGATATTATTCCTCTTGATAGATAGCCTCCATAAGATTCTCCAATTAATAAAAATTCTTTATCTATTTTTTCTTTTATAAAACTTAATAACATTTCTAAAATTTTATCTGATGAGGCATATTCTAAGGAACAATTATTTGATTTTCCCATTCCTAATAAGTCAATGTATATTCTCTTATAGCCATTCACTTTCTTAAATATTGGTTCAATGCATCCCTTCATCAATTCAATATTACATGCTAAACCATGTATGATTAAAATAGGTTTGCCCTCTCCAAATTCTTCATAATAAACCTTTTCATTATAATAATTAAAAAACATTATTTTTCCTCTCACAATATTAATATATTGTATCTTTACTTATAAAATCTAAGTCATGTTCCATAAGTTTTTCTAAATACTCATCAAAGCTATCTGCTATAACTTCAATTTCATCAGGATCATGAAGATATCTAACTATTTGACCTTTCTTTCCTTTTTCTGAAGGTGAAAAATCTATAAATAATTTAGATGTTCCCCCATTATTCATACAATCAGAAAAATGTAACCATTTTATTTTTTCAGAATCATCAGTTATTTTTTCATCCACTTCTACATCTTCATATTCTCCGTCTATATAGCCTCCAAAAAGATAATAACCATCTTTTTTATTTTCTAAAATTTGATTTGAAGATAATAAATAATATGGATATCCCATTACATCTGAACCTAAGAAATAAAAAGTTATTTTTTCTCCCTGATATTCTCTATGGTATGTTCCATCTACAATTTTTAAAAGTTCAATTAAAGAATCAGGTGTTTCAGGAAATTCTTCTTTTATTTTCTTAATATTTTCCTCTGTTGCTCCTGCTTTAATCTTTTCAAATTTATCCCAATATTCTTTTCCACCATTTTTATAATAAGCTTTTTTCAATTCTTCTAAATATTTTTCAGCTATATTCATAAATACCTCCAAAAAAATAGTTTCCTTTGGTATTTATTATACCATAGGAAACTATTGCTATTAATTAATATAACTTTTTATAGTCTAAACCACCTTTGTTTTCTAATTTTAAAACTTGTAATTCAGCTCTTTTTTTACCAGTTATCATATCTTTTGTTTGTGTTATATAGTCTTTAAAATATTTAGCACTTCTATGATTTAAATATGAATCAATATCCTTGTAAACTTCAAAAAGACACCATTTATTAGAATTTCTTCTATCAGTTCCTAAATAAACAAGTAAAGTACCTTCTTCATTAAAAGTAGTTTCTGCTATATTTTTAATAATTTCAGCAAACTCTTTATCATTTTCAGGTTTAACATCAATTACTGTATATACTGCAAAAGTATTATCATTTTGTTCAATTTTCTTATCCTTTGCTATTTGTACATCTATTTCTGCACTATTAAAATTTCCTTCTGCAATCTGAGGGATTACTGCTTTAAAATCTTTACTAGCTTGATTTTTAGTATGATTAGAAAAAGCTAGATAATCATTATATATTTCAACTATATAAGAAGTTGTTTTATCTCTTTCATCTGTTGCAGCAAACAGTCCTAAAACTCCTTGTTCTACTCCCATAGTTTTATTAACATAATCTTCTGTTACACTTTTATATGAAGCCTCTTTATCTTTTTTTACTTCAAAATCATAAACATTTAATATTGGTACTGCATACATACTAACTGATGTAAGTATACCTAGAGCTAATAATAATTTTTTAAACATTTCATTCCTCCATTTCATAATATAATCAATATTAGATTTTAAGTAGCTTTTAATGAAACTGCTGCGATGTCTATCATTGTTGAGTGAGCCTTTATGGAGCTCACGAAACACTAATGGCCATTAAGCAGTTGATTATTAATATATAAAATCCTAATTTCAATAATTTTACATTGATTATATTATAAATTTCTTCCTTCTGTCAATACTCCCTCTGACATAGTATAAACTTTCTTACCATATTTTAGAGTATCTAATTCATGAGTTACTATTAAAATAGTAGTTCCCTTTTCATTAATCTTTTTTAATAAATCCATAACTTCCTTAGTTGCTTCTATATCCAAATCAGATGTTGGTTCATCTGCAATAAGTATTTTAGGATCTGTCATCAAGGCTCTAGCTATTATAATTCTTCTTAACTCTCCTCCTGATAACTCTTTTGGATAAGATTTTGCTAAATGTTCAAGCCCTAATTCATTTAAAAAATATCTGGCTTTTCCCTCTGAATCTCCATCTTTTTCATACATATCATAAGGAAGTCTAATATTTTCTAAAATATTCAAATATCCTAAAAGTGCTGGTGATTGAGGAATAAAACCAATATTCTTATTTCTAAATTTTGATTTTTCTTCATCATTTAATTCTAAATAATTAGTTTCATCTAACAATAAAGTTCCCTTATCTGCTGATAAAAGCCCTGCAACTATATTTAATAAAGTTGATTTTCCACTTCCACTTCTTCCAATTATATGAACAAAATCTCCATCTAAAATATTTAAGTTTACATCTTTAACTGCAAAAAAATCTTTTCCTTGTCTATTATAAGCCTTAGATATATTTTTTATTTCTAACATAGTCCCTCCTACATTTCTTCTCTTAAACTCAAATAACTATCTTTATCAGTTAGTTTTTTTACAACTCTAACTGTTGAAAGAGGACCTATAAATACACCTAAAACAAAACTTAAAATAAATATTCCTATATATTGGAACAAACTTGGAGATAAAAATGGCATTGAAAACTTTGAAGCTAACAATGGCAATTGTATAATAGATAAAATTACTCCTAAGAAACTTCCAATTCCAGCTCCCCACAATGATAATATTACTGCTTCTTTTAAAATAATTTCTCTTAACATTTTTTTAGAAGCACCTAATACTCTTAAAACAGCCATTTCTTTTTTTCTTTCATTAAATATTGCTGTAAAACTTATACTTAGAATAATGACTGATAATATCCAAATAGCAGCAACTAAAACTAAAATACTTGTAGATAATACTTTTAAATTAGAAGATATAGAATTTACAAATTTTTTACTAAACATTGCAAAAATACCCTCTTTTGATAATTCCTTAGATATTTTTGAAGCTAGTTTTACAGAATCTACTTTTGGTTTTGCTTTTATCATAACAGATGAAATTACATCTTCTTCTGCAACTTTATTAGCAGTTATTCTTTCAGAAGCTTTTGCTAATTGTTTTGCAGTATTTTGATTTACAAAAACTGTTGCATCAAAACCTATTCCTGTTTGTTTCAATCTTCCAACAATTTTTAATTCTTCATTGAAGAAATGAACTGTTTCTCCCTTTTCTCCAACAACATGACTGCCTACAATAGCTTCTCCATCCTTTAATTCTTTATCAATATTATGAGTTATCCAAGGATAAATTAAAAAATCTGTATCTATATCTATTCCTATTATTTGAACAGGATAAGAACAACAAGAAGCTGAAAGTGTTGCCACATATATTTGTGGTGTCATTTTTTCAATTTCATCAAATTTTTCTAATTTCTCAATAGTATCTGCTGGCAAGTAAAAAGTTGAGGGTTCTCCTTTTAGAAGAACACTCTCAATTTCTGCTTTATATCCTGCTGGAACAACTATTACATCTGCTCCTAATCTATCTGACAAGCTTTCTAAACCTCTACTCAAACTAAGTGAGAACATAGATCCCATATACACTATAAGGCTAAATAATGCAACCAATAATATCATACAGGTGCTTCTAGTTTTTCTCTGCCTTATATTTTCCATTGCTAAACTATTAGCATCTATTCTTTTACTCATTTCCTAATCTTCCTTCTTTAAAAAAGTTGAGATTAAACTAAATACCATTAAAATTCCTATTACAACTGCTATACCAGTTGCTATTTCAAAAGTATGATGTACATGACAAAGCATTGTATCCATTTTACAAACTCCAAATGGTTTTCCCATTTCGTTATGAAGTCCTGACATTCCATGAGGTATCAGATACACATATGCAGATATAACAATAACAGCTACACTTCCCAATATTTTTACTATTTTTACTTTTGAAAGTATAATCATTAATAAAGTTATAACAAATATTACCACTGCCAATTTCATTACCATATTTCCACTAAAATAACAAGACATATGAGAACCATCTTCTTTTGGTCCACAAACAGGAGCTATATATTTAGGAACTAAAAATAATATTACTGATAATACTAAAGCTAATTTTTCTAATATGTTTTTTTTCATTTTAAAGCCTTCCTTTCTGTATCTAAATTATTTTTAATC
It encodes:
- a CDS encoding YARHG domain-containing protein, which produces MKDNLEDVNENIEEDNTEKNNDEKVSVETEIKGEVKETKKQNKSQIYKKDNFQTFKIILVVFLVIMWLALGYFIYSKLSKISREKIANEMMSEFVNTSQVSQEETNGLVALEEPITEASQELIEEKPIVQEDNISQITDDNYDLVVLDKVYDEVINRGNEAYLNNFSSDELAIIRNTLYAKNGYKFKKKEYQKYFGEKSWYNPTTSSQNILTRNEEKLANIIKRYE
- a CDS encoding alpha/beta hydrolase, whose amino-acid sequence is MFFNYYNEKVYYEEFGEGKPILIIHGLACNIELMKGCIEPIFKKVNGYKRIYIDLLGMGKSNNCSLEYASSDKILEMLLSFIKEKIDKEFLLIGESYGGYLSRGIISKCYKNVKGLMLLCSMIIPDDSKRALPVGNLKFHDKEFLEKMDKNKRELFLEYMIIANEKMYKRFEKEVISGIEQANNDFIEKLKENYSFTFNVDEEIKMINFSKPSLFIAGRQDNAVGYHDLYNLLEDYPRATFVILDTAGHNLQIEQEEVFNSLFLNWLERIEKYSI
- a CDS encoding SMI1/KNR4 family protein, whose amino-acid sequence is MNIAEKYLEELKKAYYKNGGKEYWDKFEKIKAGATEENIKKIKEEFPETPDSLIELLKIVDGTYHREYQGEKITFYFLGSDVMGYPYYLLSSNQILENKKDGYYLFGGYIDGEYEDVEVDEKITDDSEKIKWLHFSDCMNNGGTSKLFIDFSPSEKGKKGQIVRYLHDPDEIEVIADSFDEYLEKLMEHDLDFISKDTIY
- a CDS encoding putative quinol monooxygenase — translated: MFKKLLLALGILTSVSMYAVPILNVYDFEVKKDKEASYKSVTEDYVNKTMGVEQGVLGLFAATDERDKTTSYIVEIYNDYLAFSNHTKNQASKDFKAVIPQIAEGNFNSAEIDVQIAKDKKIEQNDNTFAVYTVIDVKPENDKEFAEIIKNIAETTFNEEGTLLVYLGTDRRNSNKWCLFEVYKDIDSYLNHRSAKYFKDYITQTKDMITGKKRAELQVLKLENKGGLDYKKLY
- a CDS encoding ABC transporter ATP-binding protein, translating into MLEIKNISKAYNRQGKDFFAVKDVNLNILDGDFVHIIGRSGSGKSTLLNIVAGLLSADKGTLLLDETNYLELNDEEKSKFRNKNIGFIPQSPALLGYLNILENIRLPYDMYEKDGDSEGKARYFLNELGLEHLAKSYPKELSGGELRRIIIARALMTDPKILIADEPTSDLDIEATKEVMDLLKKINEKGTTILIVTHELDTLKYGKKVYTMSEGVLTEGRNL
- a CDS encoding ABC transporter permease — its product is MSKRIDANSLAMENIRQRKTRSTCMILLVALFSLIVYMGSMFSLSLSRGLESLSDRLGADVIVVPAGYKAEIESVLLKGEPSTFYLPADTIEKLEKFDEIEKMTPQIYVATLSASCCSYPVQIIGIDIDTDFLIYPWITHNIDKELKDGEAIVGSHVVGEKGETVHFFNEELKIVGRLKQTGIGFDATVFVNQNTAKQLAKASERITANKVAEEDVISSVMIKAKPKVDSVKLASKISKELSKEGIFAMFSKKFVNSISSNLKVLSTSILVLVAAIWILSVIILSISFTAIFNERKKEMAVLRVLGASKKMLREIILKEAVILSLWGAGIGSFLGVILSIIQLPLLASKFSMPFLSPSLFQYIGIFILSFVLGVFIGPLSTVRVVKKLTDKDSYLSLREEM
- a CDS encoding DUF4418 family protein encodes the protein MKKNILEKLALVLSVILFLVPKYIAPVCGPKEDGSHMSCYFSGNMVMKLAVVIFVITLLMIILSKVKIVKILGSVAVIVISAYVYLIPHGMSGLHNEMGKPFGVCKMDTMLCHVHHTFEIATGIAVVIGILMVFSLISTFLKKED